The window GGTTGACGTCCACGCGGTACCAGCGCTGCTGTCCGAACTCCTCACGGTCGGTGTAGAGGCCGGACTTGAGCGTCGGCGCCTTCGCGCACTCGGTGGCACCCTCCGCGGCCACCGGCGTCACCACCGGGTCGGCCGCCCGGTCGACCAACTGGCCGACGCGGTCGCTGAGTTCCTCCTTGTGTTGTACGGAGGTGTAGGTGCCGCCGGTCGCCTCCGCGATGCAGATGAGCTGGTCGCGGGTCTTGGCGTCGGGCACCAGGCCGAGCGTGTCGATGGTCAGACCGATGCCCTTGGCCGCGATCTCGCGGGCCACCTCGCACGGGTCCAGCGGCTGGCAGGTGTCCTCGCCGTCGGTGATCAGGACGATCCGGCGCATGCCGTTGCCGCCGTCGAGGTCCGTGGCCGCCTTCAGCAGCGCCGGTCCGATCGGGGTCCAGCCGGTCGGCACCAGCGTCGCCACCGCCGTCTTGGCCTCGGTGCGGTTCAGCGGGCCCACCGGGTACAGCTGGGCGGTGTCCTTGCAGCCCGTCTGCCGGTCGTTGCCGGGGTAGTTGGCACCGAGGGTGCGGATTCCGAGCTGGACCTCCTCCGGGGTCGCGTCGAGCACCTCGTTGAACGCCTGCTTGGCCGCGGCCATCCGCGACCCGCCGTCCATGTCCCGGGTCCGCATGGACCCGCTGACATCCAGGACGAGTTCGACCTTCGGGGCGTCCTGCCCCTCCGTCTCGTCGGCTACCGCTCCGGCGGGAAAGGCCATCCCCACCGTCAGGGCGGCGAGCAGAGCACAGACTCCCGCCGCCAGCCGTTGTCTTGTGATCATCGGCGGATCTTATTGATCCGACGCGCCGGGTACCAAAACGAGCGGGTTGGGCAGCCCGGTCCACTGGTCGCCGGGCGTGCCGGGAGACAACCGCATCAGTGTCAACGCCTTCGCCGGAACGGGCTGTTCGCGCAGCGCCACGACGTCCGGGGTACGCGGCAGATCCCGTACGGCCGGCTCCAGCGCGGACCGTAGCGCCGTCGCCGATCCCACCGTTCCCGCCAGCGCGCCCGCCACCAGCGAGCCGAACAGCTTGCGGCGCAGGGAGGTCGGGTCGTCGGTGAGGTTCCGGGTCGGCAACTCCGGTACGGCGATGCCGTGCTGGGAGAGCCGGGCGGGACTGATCCGGATGTCGGCGAGGTCGCGGTAGACCAGCCGCAGCGGGGCGCCGGACCCGGACAGCACCACGAGCAGGTTCTGGCCGTGCGCCTCCAGGGCCACCCCCGACTCCAGCAGGCGCAAGCCGACGGTCAGCGCCAGACGCGTGAACTCCTCCGTCCAGGCGGGCGAGTCGGGCAGGCCCGTGGTGGGCAGCGCCGCCACCGGCACGACATGCTCCCCGGGCGCCGCGTACGTCCGCGGCGACTCCCGCAACAGGGCGGCCAGTTCGGGGGAGCCCGTGGTGGCCGCGCCCAGGGTGCGGGTGATGTGCAGCAGGCCGTCCGTGCGGGCCGCCAGGTCCACGGCGAAGGCCGACAGGGTGGCTGAGGCGGTCACCGAGCCGACCGAGATGTCCCGGACGGAGGACGTCAGCCGGGCGCTGAGCGAGGTCTTGACATGCGGTCCGCCGGGCACGGCGAGCGTCCGCAGCGACATCAGCGGATGCGCCGCGAGGACACGCGCCCCACGGGGCTGCTTGAGCACGTGCGCCACCTGCCAGGGGTGCACGGGGATCAGCAGCCGCCCGCCGTCCCGCAGATCCTCCGGCCACGCCCCGCTCACCAGGCACCCCCGCTCCGGAACCGGCAGCAGGCCCAGCTCGACCGCCGGCCGGTGCTCGGGCCCGTACGCGAGCTGCTCGGCGACCGAGAAGCCGGGCCGGGAACGGCAGTTGGGGTGGAAGGGGTGACCGTCGACCACCCGCTGCTCCCACTGCCAGTCCGTCACCGGCCACTCCCGCGGGGAAGCCTCGTCCTCGGGCGGCTGATCGGCCCGCGACAGCGCCAGCGAGGCGACACTGTGCCCCAGTTCGGCGGCGAGGGAGTCGCCGTGCGGTACGGCGAGGTCACGCATCAGGCGCGCCGGGTCCTCGTGGACCGTCCCGGCCAGACGTACGGCGGTGACGTACCCGGAGGTGGCGTACGGGTCCGACGGCGGCCCCTCCAGCCGGCGGCCGTCGCGCAGCCGCAGGACGAGCGCGTCCCGTGTGCGCTCCCGGCCCGCGACCCACGGCAGCGGCTCATGGGCGAGCGCCCGCCACAGCCGGGTCAGCACGGCGGCCCGCGCGCCGGGCAGCCGCGCCGCGTACCGTGGGGCCAGGTCGGGCCGCACGGCGGCCAGCTCCTCGGCGACCTCGGTCTCGGTGGCTGGGGGACGGTGCACGGTCGGACTCCTCCGATACGGACGGGCGTCAGGTCGGCGCGCGCCGGGCAGACATACTGATCACCTTCGCACCGCGTGGACTTATGGACCGAACGGACCGAGTAAAGCGCATGGAGCTCCCGCCCCCCACCGGCGACGTCGCGCCCGCCACCGCGGGCATCGCGGAGCGCGCCGACGCGTACGCGGCCGCGCCCCTGCTGAACTGCCTGCTCCGCGAGGTCGCGCGGCCGTGCCCGGACCCGGGCGGGTTCCGAACGTACCGGCTGCCGGGCGGGGGCCGGCTGCTGCGGGTGCGCGACGGGCGGCGGCCCACCGCGCCGGAGGTGTACGCGGGGGACGGCTGGCAGCGGATCGGCCACCCGGAACTGATCAAACTCGTGACCGAGGAGCTGCGCCGGTACACGGGCCTGTCCAACGACGAGCTGCCCGCCGAGATGATCGACAGCCGGGAGGCGGTGGCGGCGCTGCTCGCCGCCCGCGACCGCGCGCCGGTGCCCGAGGACCCGTACGTCCGCTCCGAGCAGGCGCTCGTCACCGGCCACCCGTACCACCCGGCGCCGAAGGCGCGAGGGGGCGGCCCGGTCGCCTCCTGGCTGCCGTACGCGCCCGAGGCGCACGCCCGCTTCCCGCTGGTGCTGCTCGGGGTGCGCGAGGACGTGGCCGTCGAGGAGGGCGACACCTCGGCGCTCGACGCGCTGGGCCAGGCCCCTCCCGGCTACCGGCTGTTGCCCGCCCACCCCTGGCAGCTCGACCTGGTCGGCCGCGACCTGGCCGGGGCCTTCGCCGACGGGCGGCTGCTGCGGCTGGGCACGACGGCCCGCGCGGTGTGGCCCACGGCGGCGGTCCGCACCGTCCACGTCCCCGACGCGGACCTCTTCCTGAAGTTCAGCCTGGACGTGCGGATCACCAACGACGTACGGCGGCTGTGGCGGCACGACCTGCGCGAACTGCGCCGCACCGACACGGCCGTCGCGACCGCGTTCGGCCGGCTGCCGGGCCCGGCGGCCTGGCTGTCCGACCGCGGCTACCGCACGGCCGCCTTCGCCTTCGAGGAACTCGCCGTCGTCGTCCGCGACGGACTCGGCGAACATCTGGTGCCCGGCGCGACCCCGCTGCTCGCCGCCGCCCTGGCCGAGGGCTTCGACGGCAACCCGCTGGACGGCCCGGCGGACCCGGCACTGTGGTGGGAGGCGTATCTGCGCCAGGTCGTACCCCCCGCCCTCGGGGCCTTCGCCCGGTACGGCGTCGTTCTGGAGGCCCATCTGCAGAACTCGCTGATCGCCGTGGACGCCGGCGGTATGCCCGTGCAGGCGCTCTTCCGGGACGCGGAGGGCGTCAAGCTGCTGCCGGACGTCTCCCGGGCCGCCGGATGGGAGCGGCTGGTGTACTGCCTGGTCGTCAACCATCTCGGTGAGATCGCCGCCGCCCTCGCCGAACGCCACCCGGGCCTCGACCCCTGGCCCGCCGCCCGTCGTGAACTCGCCCGCCACGACCTGCCGGAGGCCGCCGCCCTGCTCACCTCGCCCACCGTGCCCGGCAAGACGAACCTGCTGTTGCGCTGGACCGGAGCCAACGGCGCGGCGGCCCGTTACCAGCCGCTGCCGAACCCGCTGGTGACCACCCGGATCCCGCGCTGACCTCGGCGGGTGCGAGGACCGCCCGCCGTACGCCGGCTGGTGTGCCCGCGTGAGGGGACCGCTGTCCATCCCCGTCCCGCCGGGACCGTCCCGCCACCTCTGGCTGCCGTCAGTGGGTCAAGGCGTAGTGTGCCGCGTAACCCTGACGCTCTTTCATGCCGCTGTCCCGGTTTTGGGGAGATCGAGACAATCAGTTCACCCAACGTTCGGACGACGGCCGGGAGTCCCGGTTTTACTCGCTTCGCCTTGGTCGGTCGTACTCGGGTTCCAGTTGCCCGTGCCGCCGTTCTCCAATTTCAGGAGCGACTTCATGTCTCGTCCTCTCCCGAGGAACTCCCGGTCCCGCCGCACTCTGGTCCGGGCCACCGGCATCGTGCTTGCCGTGACCGGTCTGAGCAGCTTCCTCGCCGGACCTGCCAACGCCAACCCGGCCGGTACCGGACTGGTGATCAACGAGGTGTACGGCGGGGGCGGCAACTCCGGCTCCACCTACACCAATGACTACATAGAGCTCTTCAACCCGACCGACGCGGCCGTCAGCGTGAGCGGCTGGTCGGTGTCGTACTTCAGCGCCAAGGGCAACCTCGGCGGGACGACGGCCCTGTCGGGCAGCGTGCCGGCCCACGGCTACTACCTCGTCCAGGAGGCGAAGGGCACCGGCGGCACCACGCCGCTGCCCACCCCCGACACGAGCGGTCAGCTGGCGATGTCGGCGACCGACGGCTCGGTGACGCTGAACGACGCGACCAGCGCCGTCATCGACACGGTGGGCTTCGGCACCGGCTCGATCTTCGAGGGCGCGGCCGCTCCCGCGCCGAGCAACACCACGGCCGTCACTCGCGTGACCCCCGGTGTGGACACGGACAACAACAGCGTCGACTTCACCACTCGCCAGCCCGCCCCCAAGAACTCGGGCAATGAGCCCGGTGACGGCGACGGTGGCTCGGGCGGTGACGCCGGCAAGGTGACGATCGCCGAGATCCAGGGCACCAACACGGACACCTCGCCGTTGGCGGGCAAGACGGTCACCACCGAGGGTGTCGTCACGGCCGTGTACGCGACCGGCGGGTTCAACGGCTTCTACATCGAGACGGGAGGCGCCGGCGGCACCGTCGCCGACGACAAGACCCCCGGAGCCTCGGACGCCGTGTTCGTCTACGGGTCGCAGTCGGCCGGCACCGTGACCATCGGCGAGAGCGTCCAGGTGCGCGGCACGGTCCAGGAGTTCGCCGGTACCACCGAGATCACCTTCCCGACCGTCACGAAGCTGTCCACCCCGCTGCCGCCCGTCACCCCCCTCAGGATCGCGTGGAGCGACCTGGAGACCGACGCCCAGAAGAGAGCGCACGAGGGGGAGCTGGTCGCTCCCCAGGGCGACTTCACGGTGACGGACAACTACAACACCAACTTCTACGGCCAGATCGGGCTGGCCGCCGGCGACAAGATGCTGCGCCAGCCGACGGACGCGGGCCCCGCCGGCAGCGACGTCGCACAGCAGACCGCCGACTACAACGCCTCCCACGCCATCACGCTCGATGACGGGGCCGGTGTCAGCTACACCGCCACCGGCGCCGCCGCCAACGACCCGCTGCCCTGGCTCACCGCCGACAACCCGGTCAGCGTGGGCGCCAAGGTGAGCTTCCACAAGCCCGTTGTCCTGGAGTACCGCAACTCGCTGTGGAACTTCCAGCCCACCAGCCAGGTCAACGGCGCGGGAACGGACATCGTCTCGTTCTCCGACATGCGCGCCCAGAAGGCGAAGCCGGCGGCCGTGGGCGGCAAGGTCCGCCTCGCGACCTTCAACGTGCAGAACTACTTCCCGATGACGGGCGACCAGTACATCGCCAAGGGCCTGGGGAAGTGCTCCTTCTACAACGACCGCCAGGGCAACCACATCGGGGTCAACGACTGCGGGGCCAACGGCCCGCGCGGCGCTGCCGACGAGGTCAGCTTCCAGCGCCAGCAGAGCAAGATCGTCACCGGCATCAACGGCCTCGGCGCGAGCGTGGTCTCGCTGGAGGAGGTCGAGAACTCGGCCAAGTTCGGGGAGGACCGCGACAAGGCGCTCGCGGGCCTGGTCGACGCCCTCAACGCCAAGGCGGGCGCCGGCACCTGGGCGTTCGCGCCGTCGCCGGCGGCTGCGGACCGGCCGGCGGTGACCGCCGAGGACGTCATCCGGACCGCGTTCATCTACAAGCCGGCCGACGTCTCCCCGGTGGGTGCCTCGCACATCCTGAAGGACCTCTCCGGTCCCGGTCAGGACTTCTCCATCGCCCGCGAGCCGCTGGCCCAGGGCTTCAAGGCCGTCGGCACCAATGACTCGGACGCCTTCCTGGTCGTGGCCAACCACCTGAAGTCGAAGGGCGGAACCGGCGCCGGTCTCTACCCCGGCGACAAGGAGGACACCCGCCCCGCCTACAACCAGGGCGCCTACAACGAGACCCGCACGCACCAGGCGCACGCCATGCTCGGTTTCGCGCAGGAGCAGGCGCTGGCGCTGAAGACGGACAAGGTGTTCCTCGTCGGCGACTTCAACGCCTACAACCACGAGGACCCGATGGAGTACCTGTACAGCCAGGGCTACAGCGACCTCGGGTCGACGTACGACCCGGACCACTACTCCTACGCCTTCCACGGCCTCCAGGGCACCCTCGACCACATCGTCGCCAGCCCGGCCGCGCAGTCGATGGTCACCGGCGCGACGGTCTGGCAGATCAACGCCCAGGAGTCGGTCGCCTACAACTACAGCCGCTACAACTACAACGTCACCCAGCTCTTCAACGCCGAAGACCCCTTCTCGGCCTCCGACCACGACCCCGTCGTCGTCGGCCTCAACACAGGGTCGGAGTCCGCGAAGGTCGCTTCCAAGGTCGACCTCAAGGTCACCCCGAACAAGGTCGTGGTGAACAAGACCGAGGTCATGGCGCACGTGACGGTCACGGCCAACGGTGCCAAGCCGACCGGCACCGTCACGGTGACCGTCGACGGCCAGACCTGCGGCGCCAAGCTCAGCGGCGGCGTGGCGAATGTCAAGCTGCCGGTGTTCCACAAGGCGGGCACGCACACCGTGACCGTGAACTACTCCGGGGACGCCAAGGTGCTCGCCGGGACGGCTGAAACGTCGGTGACGGTCACCACCAAGTAGGCCAAGAAGGCGCGCACGCACGGACGCGCGGCATGTACGGCGGGAGCCTGCCCTTCGGGGCGGGCTCCCGTTTTCAGTACTCTCCCCTGATCACAAAGAAGGAGCCGCGGATCACTCCGGCCAGCTTTGATTTCTGGCGCGCGAACTTGAAACGTGAAGCCAGTTCCTCGGGAACTTCCATGCCTTCCGAGAGCTTGAACCCCACTGCGCGCTTCGTTCCGTCACCGATGCCGTACATCACGTTGACCGACAGGCCGGATTCGTAGAAAACGTAAGCCATCCGGAACCCGTCCACCTCGAAGGAAGCCACCTCGAGCGGACGGGCGGAGAAGACGATGTCACGCTCGTCCGAGAGGATGCGGTTCACCCAGTCGAGCACTTCCGGTGCCTCGCTCGCGGCCCTGACGGTGAAAACGTGGTCGTACTTGTTCTTGTAATAGCGCGCCTCGTTGGCGCGCAGTCCTGCGAGAGCCTCCGCTGCCGGGGACGATGTCAGGCCGACGGTGGACACGTTCTCGAAGTCTACGGTGTATGGCATGTGCTCTCCTTGAGGCAGCGGCCCGCCCCGCCGCGAGGTGGTGGTGTCGTATTCACGCTACGTGCCCGCGCCGCGGCCCGACTTCTCGATTCCTGCTCGATCCGAATGGCAGGTGGTCGTGCGTGCACCTGCGGGGCCGTGCGGATGGGTGTAGTCAGGAAGTGTGAGCTGGCGGCAGCGATATGCGCACTGGCATCACCCACGGCAGGCCGGTGATGTCCTGCTGGCGCTTCCGCTCAGCCTGATCGTGGCCATCGTGCTGGCCGATGTACTGACCCCGTCGCACCATCTGCCGACGGGGCCGTCGCTGTTGATCGTGGCACCCGCGCTCGCCGCGTCCTTCGCCTCGACTTTCGTCACCGGGGCGATCGCCGCTGTCGCGGTGGTGGGCATGCTGATCATCGGGCTGGAAAATCACATGCTGGGCACGATGGACTTCGAGTCGCAGATCATCGCCCTCGTGATGGTTTCGGTGCTCGTGACGGTCTTCCGCTTTCTGCGGGAGCGGCATGCCCGTGAGCTGGCGGCGGTGCGAACGGTGTCGGAGGCCACGCAGCGGGTGGTGCTGCGGCCGCTGCCACGGCGGTTCGGCCCGCTGCGGGTGGCATCGATGTATCTGGCGGCGCAGGCACAGTCCCTGATCGGCGGCGACCTGTACGCGGCCATCCGCACGCCCACGGGCACCAGGCTGATCATCGGTGATGTGATGGGCAAGGGCCTGACCGCGATCAGTGACGCCGCCCTGCTGCTGGGCGCCTTCCGCGAGGCCGCACACCGCCAGGCCGGCCTGCCCGAGCTCGCGGCCTACCTGGACCACAGCGTGTGCTGGCACCTGGCCGAACCCACCGAGGCCGATACAGCCGGGGAGTGCTTCATCACCGCCGCCGTCCTCGACATCCCCGACGAGCACCCCATGGTGCAGATGGTCACCTGCGGGCACCCCCCACCCCTGCTGTTGCGCGACTGGCAGGCCATCACGCTGCGCGCCACCCACCCCGCCCCGCCGCTGGGTCTGGGCGAGCTGACCCGCCCCGACTACCGTGTCGACACCTTCGCCCTGGAGCCCGGGGATCTGCTGCTGCTGCACACCGACGGCGTGCTCGAGGCGCGCAACGCCCGGGGCGCCTTCTACCCACTGGCCGAACGGGCCGCGTCGTGGGCACACCACAGACCCTCGGCACTGCTCCGCCACCTGCGCGCCGACCTGCTCGCCCACGTCGGCGGACACCTGACCGACGACGCCGCCGTAGTCGCCGTCCAGCGCACCCTCCAGCCGGCGCCCACCGCCGTGGCTCCCGCCCACGACAGCGCCGGTCGGCCCTCGCCCCGCCCCGCCTCCCACAGCTGACGTGCGAGCCCCGGCGGATGGAAAGGTCACCGACCCGGCCTGTCCCGCGGTCCGACAGCAGTGGGCGGCACTCGCGGTGGCGGAGACATCCCCGGCACCCCCCCCGGGAACGTCATGCCTTGTGCTGCATGCCGCGCCGTGCGGGGCTTCCTTGCTCAGCGGCCTTCGGGTCCTTCTCGCCGGCCTTGGAGCGCACGCCGTCGGCAATGCGCTTGCCGATCGTCTCGTCGATGTTCGACCAGTACGTGAAGGCCCGCTCCAGGACCGGTTCGCTGACCCCGTCGAGGAGGTGTCCGACGACGTTGTCGACCAGACGGTCCCGGGCGGCGTCGTCCAGGACCTGGCGGACCAGCGTGCCGGGCTGCCCCCAGTCGTCGTCCTCGGCATGGGAGGTGTACGCGGCGCGGACGATCTCGCCGTCGGCCGTCCAGCTGGGCGGGGGGCCGAAGAGGGCGGGGTCGGCGGCAGGACCGCCCTTGGAGTTCGGGGCGTACACCGGATCAGTGGTCTTCCGGTACGCCATCGCCCCGTCCTTCGAGTAGGAGCGGACGTCGACGATGGGCGCGTTCACGGGAAGCTGCTGGTAGTTGGCGCCGATGCGGTGCCGGTGGGCGTCCGCGTAGGAGAACAGCCGGGCCAGCAGCATGCGGTCAGGGCTCGGCCCGATCCCGGGGATGAAGTTGTTGGGCTGGAACGCCGCCTGCTCGATCTCCGCGTGGTTGTCGGTCGGATTGCGGTCCAGGGTCATCCGGCCGACCGGAATGAGCGGGTAGTCGCCATGCGGCCACACTTTGGTGAGGTCGAACGGGTTGAAGCGGTAGTGCGAGGCCTCCGCGTAGGGCATGACCTGCACGTACAGGGTCCAGCTGGGGAAGTCGCCGTCACGGATGTGCTCGAAGAGATCGCGCATGTGGTAGTCCGTGTCGGCGGCGGCCATCTGGTCGCCCTCGTGCTGGGTGAAGAACTCGATCCCCTGGTCGGTCTTGAAGTGGTATTTCACCCAGAACCGCTCGCCCTTGGCGTTGATCCACATGTAGGTGTGGGAGGTGTAGCCGTTCATGTGGCGCCAGGTGCGGGGGATGCCGCGGTCTCCCATCAGCCAGGTCACCTGGTGCGCGGACTCCGGCGAGAGCGTCCAGAAGTCCCACTGCATGTCGTGGTCGCGCAGGTTGCTGTCCGCGCGGCGCTTCTGGGATCGGATGAAGTGCTGGAATTTCATCGGGTCCTTCACGAAGAACACCGGTGTGTTGTTGCCGACCATGTCGTAGTTGCCGGCGGTGGTGTAGAACTTCACTGCGAAGCCGCGAGGGTCACGCCAGGTGTCGGGGCTGCCCCGCTCGCCGGCGACCGTCGAGAAGCGAATGACCAGGTCGGTGCGGGTGCCCGGCTGGAAAACGGTTGCCATGGTGTAGGCGCTGACGTCCTCGGTCACCTCGAAGTGGCCGAAGGCGCCGCTCCCCTTGGCGTGAGGCTGGCGTTCGGGAATCCGCTCCCGGTTGAACTGGGCCATCTGCTCGATCAGGTAGGCGTCCTGCAGCAGGACCGGCCCGCCCGGTCCGAGGGTGAGAGAGTGCTCATCACTCTCCACCGGAGCGCCGGAGTCCGTCGTGGTGGCGGGATGGAACTCCGTCATGAGTCTGACCTTTCGTCGTGCCGGTCCTCCATGAACTTCACACTCGCGTGACCGTAAGAACCCGCACTAAACACGACACCGTCGAATGTGGTGCGAGGTTCTGTTCGATCAACGCCCAGCGGGCATCGGGCACGTCATGTCCGGCCGACGGTTCGGGCACTCCTCCACGGGTGTCACGCTTGGTTACTATGGTCACTTCATGCGGGTTGCACCGCATCGGAGCCGGCCGTGGAATGCAAGGCA of the Streptomyces sp. NBC_01788 genome contains:
- a CDS encoding ExeM/NucH family extracellular endonuclease, whose protein sequence is MSRPLPRNSRSRRTLVRATGIVLAVTGLSSFLAGPANANPAGTGLVINEVYGGGGNSGSTYTNDYIELFNPTDAAVSVSGWSVSYFSAKGNLGGTTALSGSVPAHGYYLVQEAKGTGGTTPLPTPDTSGQLAMSATDGSVTLNDATSAVIDTVGFGTGSIFEGAAAPAPSNTTAVTRVTPGVDTDNNSVDFTTRQPAPKNSGNEPGDGDGGSGGDAGKVTIAEIQGTNTDTSPLAGKTVTTEGVVTAVYATGGFNGFYIETGGAGGTVADDKTPGASDAVFVYGSQSAGTVTIGESVQVRGTVQEFAGTTEITFPTVTKLSTPLPPVTPLRIAWSDLETDAQKRAHEGELVAPQGDFTVTDNYNTNFYGQIGLAAGDKMLRQPTDAGPAGSDVAQQTADYNASHAITLDDGAGVSYTATGAAANDPLPWLTADNPVSVGAKVSFHKPVVLEYRNSLWNFQPTSQVNGAGTDIVSFSDMRAQKAKPAAVGGKVRLATFNVQNYFPMTGDQYIAKGLGKCSFYNDRQGNHIGVNDCGANGPRGAADEVSFQRQQSKIVTGINGLGASVVSLEEVENSAKFGEDRDKALAGLVDALNAKAGAGTWAFAPSPAAADRPAVTAEDVIRTAFIYKPADVSPVGASHILKDLSGPGQDFSIAREPLAQGFKAVGTNDSDAFLVVANHLKSKGGTGAGLYPGDKEDTRPAYNQGAYNETRTHQAHAMLGFAQEQALALKTDKVFLVGDFNAYNHEDPMEYLYSQGYSDLGSTYDPDHYSYAFHGLQGTLDHIVASPAAQSMVTGATVWQINAQESVAYNYSRYNYNVTQLFNAEDPFSASDHDPVVVGLNTGSESAKVASKVDLKVTPNKVVVNKTEVMAHVTVTANGAKPTGTVTVTVDGQTCGAKLSGGVANVKLPVFHKAGTHTVTVNYSGDAKVLAGTAETSVTVTTK
- a CDS encoding IucA/IucC family protein — encoded protein: MHRPPATETEVAEELAAVRPDLAPRYAARLPGARAAVLTRLWRALAHEPLPWVAGRERTRDALVLRLRDGRRLEGPPSDPYATSGYVTAVRLAGTVHEDPARLMRDLAVPHGDSLAAELGHSVASLALSRADQPPEDEASPREWPVTDWQWEQRVVDGHPFHPNCRSRPGFSVAEQLAYGPEHRPAVELGLLPVPERGCLVSGAWPEDLRDGGRLLIPVHPWQVAHVLKQPRGARVLAAHPLMSLRTLAVPGGPHVKTSLSARLTSSVRDISVGSVTASATLSAFAVDLAARTDGLLHITRTLGAATTGSPELAALLRESPRTYAAPGEHVVPVAALPTTGLPDSPAWTEEFTRLALTVGLRLLESGVALEAHGQNLLVVLSGSGAPLRLVYRDLADIRISPARLSQHGIAVPELPTRNLTDDPTSLRRKLFGSLVAGALAGTVGSATALRSALEPAVRDLPRTPDVVALREQPVPAKALTLMRLSPGTPGDQWTGLPNPLVLVPGASDQ
- a CDS encoding phage tail protein; the encoded protein is MPYTVDFENVSTVGLTSSPAAEALAGLRANEARYYKNKYDHVFTVRAASEAPEVLDWVNRILSDERDIVFSARPLEVASFEVDGFRMAYVFYESGLSVNVMYGIGDGTKRAVGFKLSEGMEVPEELASRFKFARQKSKLAGVIRGSFFVIRGEY
- a CDS encoding PP2C family protein-serine/threonine phosphatase → MSWRQRYAHWHHPRQAGDVLLALPLSLIVAIVLADVLTPSHHLPTGPSLLIVAPALAASFASTFVTGAIAAVAVVGMLIIGLENHMLGTMDFESQIIALVMVSVLVTVFRFLRERHARELAAVRTVSEATQRVVLRPLPRRFGPLRVASMYLAAQAQSLIGGDLYAAIRTPTGTRLIIGDVMGKGLTAISDAALLLGAFREAAHRQAGLPELAAYLDHSVCWHLAEPTEADTAGECFITAAVLDIPDEHPMVQMVTCGHPPPLLLRDWQAITLRATHPAPPLGLGELTRPDYRVDTFALEPGDLLLLHTDGVLEARNARGAFYPLAERAASWAHHRPSALLRHLRADLLAHVGGHLTDDAAVVAVQRTLQPAPTAVAPAHDSAGRPSPRPASHS
- a CDS encoding catalase, which gives rise to MTEFHPATTTDSGAPVESDEHSLTLGPGGPVLLQDAYLIEQMAQFNRERIPERQPHAKGSGAFGHFEVTEDVSAYTMATVFQPGTRTDLVIRFSTVAGERGSPDTWRDPRGFAVKFYTTAGNYDMVGNNTPVFFVKDPMKFQHFIRSQKRRADSNLRDHDMQWDFWTLSPESAHQVTWLMGDRGIPRTWRHMNGYTSHTYMWINAKGERFWVKYHFKTDQGIEFFTQHEGDQMAAADTDYHMRDLFEHIRDGDFPSWTLYVQVMPYAEASHYRFNPFDLTKVWPHGDYPLIPVGRMTLDRNPTDNHAEIEQAAFQPNNFIPGIGPSPDRMLLARLFSYADAHRHRIGANYQQLPVNAPIVDVRSYSKDGAMAYRKTTDPVYAPNSKGGPAADPALFGPPPSWTADGEIVRAAYTSHAEDDDWGQPGTLVRQVLDDAARDRLVDNVVGHLLDGVSEPVLERAFTYWSNIDETIGKRIADGVRSKAGEKDPKAAEQGSPARRGMQHKA
- a CDS encoding IucA/IucC family protein, whose protein sequence is MELPPPTGDVAPATAGIAERADAYAAAPLLNCLLREVARPCPDPGGFRTYRLPGGGRLLRVRDGRRPTAPEVYAGDGWQRIGHPELIKLVTEELRRYTGLSNDELPAEMIDSREAVAALLAARDRAPVPEDPYVRSEQALVTGHPYHPAPKARGGGPVASWLPYAPEAHARFPLVLLGVREDVAVEEGDTSALDALGQAPPGYRLLPAHPWQLDLVGRDLAGAFADGRLLRLGTTARAVWPTAAVRTVHVPDADLFLKFSLDVRITNDVRRLWRHDLRELRRTDTAVATAFGRLPGPAAWLSDRGYRTAAFAFEELAVVVRDGLGEHLVPGATPLLAAALAEGFDGNPLDGPADPALWWEAYLRQVVPPALGAFARYGVVLEAHLQNSLIAVDAGGMPVQALFRDAEGVKLLPDVSRAAGWERLVYCLVVNHLGEIAAALAERHPGLDPWPAARRELARHDLPEAAALLTSPTVPGKTNLLLRWTGANGAAARYQPLPNPLVTTRIPR
- a CDS encoding VWA domain-containing protein — encoded protein: MITRQRLAAGVCALLAALTVGMAFPAGAVADETEGQDAPKVELVLDVSGSMRTRDMDGGSRMAAAKQAFNEVLDATPEEVQLGIRTLGANYPGNDRQTGCKDTAQLYPVGPLNRTEAKTAVATLVPTGWTPIGPALLKAATDLDGGNGMRRIVLITDGEDTCQPLDPCEVAREIAAKGIGLTIDTLGLVPDAKTRDQLICIAEATGGTYTSVQHKEELSDRVGQLVDRAADPVVTPVAAEGATECAKAPTLKSGLYTDREEFGQQRWYRVDVNPGQELRASVSVAADRAVAPDYGLLVRAVTERGREIVRGEAAGNGRTDVISTGLRYPKPESDDESAPAETVCLQITNAFSAASGVKTAPGMPLELTVDVVDGPGKSSDVASFGLGRGWWLLGALVLTGFVAGLLWGWVSRWRVAIWRTN